DNA from Campylobacter sp. RM5004:
CAAGAAAATTAAAAGAAATGGGAATTAACACAGGAATTCACTTTATTCCACTTAATTTTCTAACATATTATAAGCAAAAGTATAATTTAAAAATCAATGATTTTCCAAATGCTTTAGCAAATTATGCTCAAATTTTATCAATTCCTATTCATATAAATCTTAGCGATGAAGATGTAAAAAGAGTTTGTGATGCTATAAAAACTCTTGATTCAAGCTGGATTTAATGAGTTTTTTAGATAGGTATTTTTTTAAACCTTCAATATGGCAAAAGTTGATTATTTTTTTACTTTTGCCATTTTCTTTGCTTTATGCTTTAATTTCAATAATTTCTTTTAAAAAACAAAAAAAATATAATTTTAATATTCCTATAATTAGTATAGGAAATATTAGCGTAGGTGGCAATGGAAAAACTCCTTTTTGTAAGGCTTTAAGCGATATTTTATACTCAAAATATCAAGATAATATTTTTATTATTCTTCGTGGATATAAGCGTAAAAGTAAAGGCGTAATTTTAGTGAAATTCCGAAATCAAATTCTATGTGATTTAGCAAGTTCTGGTGATGAAGCAATGGAACATGCGATATTTACTAAAGCAAATGTTATTGTTAGCGAAGATAGAGTAAAAGGCATTCAAAAAGCACTAGAGTTAGGTGCAAAATGTATTATTTTAGATGATGCTTTTAGTAAGCAAAATATAAATAAATTTGATATTTTGCTCAATTCTAAAATCAAATATAAATATAATTTTTGCTTGCCAAGTGGTGCTTATAGGCTTCCTAAATCTTATGAAAAATTAGCAAATTTTAATGCTTATGAAGATATTCATTTTGTAAGAAAATCTTATATAAAAGAAATAAAAGAAGATATGATTTTAATTTCTGCAATTGCTAAGCCTTTTAGATTATTAGTTTATAAAGACCTTGTAAAAGCTCATTATTTTTATAATGACCATGCTGAATTTAATAAAGATGAAATCATAAATCTTTTAAAAAAGCACAATGCAAAACATATTTTGCTTAGTAAAAAAGACTATGTAAAAATGAAAGATTTTGGCTTAAGCCTTGTAATAATTGATGAAGAATTAATAATTTATGATGAGTTAAAAAATGCTATAAATGATTATTTAAAGGAGTTTGATGTATCTAATAAAGACAACTAGTAATGATGAAGCAATACTTAAAAAAATAGCACAAAAATTAGTGAAAAAAGATTTAAGCAAGTGTGTTCATATAATAAAACTTGAAAGTATTTATAAATGGCAAGGCAAAATACAAAATGATGATGAATATTGCTTAGAAATTAAGTCAAATAATGTTAAAAAAGTTTATAAAGTAATCAAAAAACACCATAATTACGAATGTTTTGAGTTTGTGTATTATAAATTTAAAACAAGTAAAGAATATTTAAAATTTTTAAAGGAGTAATGATGATATTTTATTCAAGTAGAAACGAAGATATTAAGAGTGATTTTAAAAATGCGCTTAATTCTCCACTATCAAGCGATGGCGGTTTATTTTGTCCTAGTGAGCTTAAAAAACTTGATATTAATGAATTAAAAAAATTATCTTATAAAGATTTTGCAAAGAAAGTTTTTGTTAATTTTAGCGATAATTTAGATGAGTTTTTAAAGAGTTTAGATGAGTATTTAGAATTTGATACAAAAGAGCCTTTTGTAATTAAAAAACTTGATAGTAAAACTCATATATGCGAATTATTTCATGGCAAAACAAGAGCATTTAAAGACCTTGCTTTAGCTCCACTTGCAAGGCTTATGGATGATAAAAAGCAATTAATTATATGTGCTACAAGTGGTGATACAGGCCCTGCAACTCTTAGCGCTTTTTCTAAAAACAAAAACTCAAAAGTAGTTTGTATCTTCCCAAAAGGAAAAACCAGTAAAGTTCAAGAAAAGCAAATGGCTAATGTTGATTATGGCAATTCTTTAGTTTTAGCAATTGATGGTAATTTTGATGATGCGCAAAGTAAATTAAAAGAACTATTAAATGATAAAGATTTTAAAGAAGTAATT
Protein-coding regions in this window:
- a CDS encoding tetraacyldisaccharide 4'-kinase; this translates as MSFLDRYFFKPSIWQKLIIFLLLPFSLLYALISIISFKKQKKYNFNIPIISIGNISVGGNGKTPFCKALSDILYSKYQDNIFIILRGYKRKSKGVILVKFRNQILCDLASSGDEAMEHAIFTKANVIVSEDRVKGIQKALELGAKCIILDDAFSKQNINKFDILLNSKIKYKYNFCLPSGAYRLPKSYEKLANFNAYEDIHFVRKSYIKEIKEDMILISAIAKPFRLLVYKDLVKAHYFYNDHAEFNKDEIINLLKKHNAKHILLSKKDYVKMKDFGLSLVIIDEELIIYDELKNAINDYLKEFDVSNKDN
- the cutA gene encoding divalent cation tolerance protein CutA, with amino-acid sequence MYLIKTTSNDEAILKKIAQKLVKKDLSKCVHIIKLESIYKWQGKIQNDDEYCLEIKSNNVKKVYKVIKKHHNYECFEFVYYKFKTSKEYLKFLKE